The Trichocoleus desertorum ATA4-8-CV12 nucleotide sequence CGACTCCGCTGCTTTTTGTAGTTGTGCCACGACCCAAGCGGCATTGGCATCTGGTTGAGGACACAGGGCACTAAATTCCCAATTTCGGGTGCGATCGCAAAGCAACAACTCCCACAGGGGGTGCCCCTGCTCATCCTGCAAAGGACGACGATAAAAATCAGCTTCCCAAATCGGCATACTGTGTCTAACGTTTCAGTGTGTTAAAAAACAAACAAGTTGTCGAGAAACCAGCTTGAATATAATCGTTACTCCAGGCTATCAGTTGGTTTTGTATCCTGCTCAGGATTAAGGTCGTGAAAACAACTTTCAAGTATTCAACCTGAACTAAGGATTAAGTAATCGAAATGTTGGAGGAATTACTGAACATTCAAGAAACATGGGAATTTGAAGCGTATGGTTTACTCTCCCTATTTTCAGCTTGCCGAAGAGGAGAAGATTTAGAATTAGTGCTTCAGCTTTACCCAGGAGTAGAGGAGGATGAACAACCTCAGCTTTGGAAGCTAATTTGCTATGAAGAGCGAGAGAACCATCTCATTTTGGGGGGCGATTGCTACTTAGAGTTGCTCAATGAGCATGCTCTACTTTGGGCTTATACACAACCTGTTACTTCACTAACATTCAGAAGTATTGCTGGAACAGTGGATGCTTGGGATGTAACCGGAAGGCTGTACTCAAAACACAGAGAGCTAGTAGCCGAATGGATTTCGTTTGAACAATATTTCAATGGAAATATATCACTAGCAGCTCTTCTAACCAGTGGACATGGCTTATTAGCAGAGGGACCAGAGCAATTGATCAAAGGCTACCAGCAGGTCATGAATGAATCTGGCTTTCAAACTTCCACCCTTTCTCGACCTTCAAAGCGATGGCATAAATCACGAGGATGGATTGAAGAGTCAAATGATTACGTGTTGGTGAAATTAAATAGGTCTTATGTTGTTACATCCAGGGTCAGTGTGGACAAAACAACCTCAACCAATTCATAACGTGCGGTAGTCTGGCATGATCGAACTTTAAAGTAGGCACAAAAAACTGCCGCAGACATATTATCGACGGCAGCTTTTGATAGTCAAATGAACAGGTTAGCTCAACTGTTTGTACTTAGCGGCTATAGCACTTATGCCAGAGCACTCGCCAGAATGGGTTCAGCGTTGACTATTGCACCAGGAGCATACATTTGTCTCACATAGTCAGCCACCATGCGATCGGTGTTGAAGGCAGGAGAGTTAGTTTTGATAGATGCCTTCATTTTTTGAATCCAACCGTTGGGAATGCCATTGGCATCTTGGTCGTAGTAGAGGGGAACAATTTCCTCAGTCAAGAGCCGATACAACGATTCAGAATCGATGCGGTCTTGCAGTTCTTGGTCACTGGTATTGGCATCTTCGCCGATCGCCCAACCATTCAAACCTTTGCCATCGGGGCCAGCTTGGTAGCCTTCGCACCACCAACCATCTAGCACACTACAGTTAAGGCCACCATTAAAGCAGACCTTTTGGCCGCTGGTTCCTGAAGCTTCTAAGGGACGACGCGGGTTGTTTAGCCACACATCTACACCTTGAATCAGCTTTTGAGCGGTGTAAATGTCGTAGTCTTCAATAAACGCAACGCGATCGCGAATAGCAGAATGGCGGCACCACTCCATCAAGCGCTGAATAATCCGTTTGCCTTCCTCATCCGCAGGGTGAGCTTTACCCGCAAAGATAATTTGCACTGGGCGATCGGAGCTACCAAAGATTTGCAAAGCTAACTCGGCATTGCGGAGGAGCAAAGCACCCCGCTTGTATGGGCTAAAGCGACGAGCAAAGCCGATGGTGAGAATTTTGGGATCGAGCAGATGGTCGGCAGCATGGATGTGATCTCCATCTTCCCCACGTCCCTGCCGCGATGCCTTCACCTTGAAGCGAGTATGAGCCACTAGGCGCTCTTTGAGGATTTGGTGGCGCGACCATAGTTCCTCGTTAGGAATTTGGTCTACCCCTGCCCACATTTCGGGATCAACCACACGTGCAGACCAGTTCTCGCCGAGATATTGCGTATACAAATCGCTAAGCAAAGGAGCGGTCCAAGTGCGGGCATGCACGCCATTAGTAATATGGCTAATCGGCACTTTATCTTCTGGACGGTCTGGATACAAAATGCTCCACATCTTGCGGGACACTTGACCATGCAGGGCACTAACGCCATTAGCACCACGACACAAGCGCAAGGCCAAGACAGTCATGCCAAACGGCTCCCAAGGATCGCCTAAGCGACGGGCACCCAGGGAAATAAACTGCTCACGGGACAACCCTAACTCTGGCCAGAACTGGGCAAAGTAGGAGTCCATCAGATCGGCAGAGAAAACGTCGTGACCTGCGGGTACGGGCGTATGCGTGGTGAACACACAGCGATCGCGCACTGAGGCTTCAATGTCGTAGAAAGATTTGCCCGTCTTCTGCACTTCCAGACGGGTCAACTCGAGGAGGCAAAAGGCTGCGTGGCCTTCGTTCAGGTGATAAACCGTAGGCTCGACGCCTAAAGCCTGCAAAGCTCTGACACCACCGATCCCCAGCACCACTTCTTGAGCAATTCGGGTTTCCTGGTTGCCGCCGTAAAGATGTCCCGTCAACCAGCGATCGATGGGATCATTATCTTCTCGGTCTGTGTCCAGCAGGTAGAGCCTAACTCGCCCCACTTGCACCAGCCAGATTTGGACCTTGACCATGCGTTGGCGAATTTGCAACTCAATGGTGATGGGTTCTCCCTCAGCATTAGTCACAAGTTCGAGCGGCATCTGCTCAAAAGGATTGTCTGTGTAGTAATCCTCTTGCCAGCCACTGCGGTTCAGGCGTTGGTGAAAATAACCCTGACGGTAGAGCAACCCAACCCCCACCATCGGCACGCCTAGGTCAGAGGCAGATTTGAGGTGATCTCCCGCCAAAATACCTAGACCGCCCGAATAGACCGGAAGCGATTCGTGAATGCCAAACTCAGCGCAGAAGTAAGCAACCGGATGCTCTTGCGACAACTGGGGTGCGACTCGGTTGGCCCAAGTGTCTTTTTCTTGCATGTAACGGTCAAATTGCGTGGCTAGACCTTGCAAGCGCTTCAGGTACAGGGGGTCTTCTGCCAACTGAGTTAGGCGTTCGTAGGAAGCAGATTCTAGGAGGGCTACCGGATTATGCCCGGAGCGCTGCCACTCGTCAGGATTAATATTTTGGAACAAAGAGACATGGCCATTGGCCCAGCTCCACCAGTAGTTATAAGCCAAATCTGCCAGTCGTTTCAGTGGAAGGGGCAACTTCGCACTCAGCTTAGCAGCAGGCTTCATAGCAGCAGTATTGGTCATAGGATTTAAGGCTCTCGCTCTTCACTAAAATCTCGGCTCAGACTGATCCAACGGCATCACTCCGGATTGGGTCTGAATCAGGGGTCCAACGTGCTTAGCAATATTCGATTGACGACTGGACAAATACGAAATCTTCGAATCAGCTCTGTACAAGCAACGTAAACGCAACGGGACTGGGTTCTAGCTTGACAGGTGTTGAGAAACTTAGGGGTAATTTTTCATACTCTCTAAAGCTTCGTCATTAAAGTTGTAGATAAAGCTAAAGAAGTTTGTTGACTCATTAAGTTTTGCAAGCCACGTTATTGGTTGATGACTTATGAGGCGATCAGGCTAGCCAAGGGGTCGATATTGCGGACGGCAGCGCGATCGCAGTTGATAGAGCAGTTGGTTCAGCACACGCGATCGCGGCCCCTTAACGGTTAGCATTGATTAGCATGCTCAAGCGACCCTTGCCACCTCGTTCTTCTATGAACCCCGTCCTGACGCAATTCGGCACTCAAATGTCTCACCTCACCGGGGTGCGGGCAATCATGAAAGACATCATTGAAACGCTACGAGCCGGAAAGGGTCGGGAGTTTATTAATCTGAGTGCTGGAAACCCAGTTATTTTGCCAGCAGTCGAACAACTGTGGCGAGATTGCACCACAGAATTGCTAGCCAGTGCTGAGTATGGAGAAGTGGTCTGTCGGTACGGTTCGAGCCAAGGCTATCAGCCGTTGATTGAAGCGATCCAGCGTGATTTTAATCAGCGTTATGGACTTAACCTCAGCGATCGCAATATTTTAATTACACCTGGAAGCCAAGCCCTCTATTTCTATGCGGCTAATGCTTTGGGCGGCTACACCACAAGTGGCGACCTGAAGCAAATTGTGTTGCCCCTCAGCCCTGACTACACAGGCTATGGCGGTGTCACCTTGATCCCGGAAGCTTTGGTCGCTTACAAACCTGCACTGGATATAGATGAGCAGGCGCACCGCTTCAAGTATCGCCCCGATTTCAGCCAACTTGAAATTAATGAAACCACTGGGTTTGTGTTGTTTTCACGACCTTGCAACCCCACCGGGAACGTTTTAACTGACGAAGAGGTGCAAAAAATTGCCGCACTGGCAACGCCTCACAACGTCCCCGTCTTGATCGACTCAGCCTATGCGCCTCCCTTTCCTGCCTTAAACTTTACTGAGATGATGCCTGTCTTCGGGGACAATATCGTTCACTGCATGAGCTTGTCTAAAGCAGGATTGCCAGGAGAACGGGTGGGAATTGCGATCGGCGATGAGAAAGTGATTCAAGTTTTAGAGTCTTTTCAGACAAACTTGTGTATTCACTCGTCTCGTTATGGCCAAGCGATCGCGGCGCAGGCAATTGCCTCTGGAGCACTCGCTGAAATTTCCACTCAAGTCATTCGTCCTTATTACCAAGACAAGTTTACGGTCGTCGAAACCAGCCTCGATCAAGCCATGCCCCAAGACATTCCTTGGTTTCTTCATCGGGGTGAAGGCGCTATTTTTGCTTGGCTGTGGTTACAAAACTTACCCATCACCGACTGGGAGTTCTATCAACAACTCAAGCAGGTAGGTGTGATTGTCGTACCGGGTAGCTCGTTCTTTCCGGGGTTAAGCGAAGATTGGCCTCACAAACAGCAGTGCGTTCGGATTAGCCTCACCGCGAGCAACGAAGAAATTGCGATCGGCATGCAGCGCTTAGCCAAAGTGGTCACAAAAGTTTATCAATCAACAGCCGCAA carries:
- the glgP gene encoding alpha-glucan family phosphorylase, which gives rise to MTNTAAMKPAAKLSAKLPLPLKRLADLAYNYWWSWANGHVSLFQNINPDEWQRSGHNPVALLESASYERLTQLAEDPLYLKRLQGLATQFDRYMQEKDTWANRVAPQLSQEHPVAYFCAEFGIHESLPVYSGGLGILAGDHLKSASDLGVPMVGVGLLYRQGYFHQRLNRSGWQEDYYTDNPFEQMPLELVTNAEGEPITIELQIRQRMVKVQIWLVQVGRVRLYLLDTDREDNDPIDRWLTGHLYGGNQETRIAQEVVLGIGGVRALQALGVEPTVYHLNEGHAAFCLLELTRLEVQKTGKSFYDIEASVRDRCVFTTHTPVPAGHDVFSADLMDSYFAQFWPELGLSREQFISLGARRLGDPWEPFGMTVLALRLCRGANGVSALHGQVSRKMWSILYPDRPEDKVPISHITNGVHARTWTAPLLSDLYTQYLGENWSARVVDPEMWAGVDQIPNEELWSRHQILKERLVAHTRFKVKASRQGRGEDGDHIHAADHLLDPKILTIGFARRFSPYKRGALLLRNAELALQIFGSSDRPVQIIFAGKAHPADEEGKRIIQRLMEWCRHSAIRDRVAFIEDYDIYTAQKLIQGVDVWLNNPRRPLEASGTSGQKVCFNGGLNCSVLDGWWCEGYQAGPDGKGLNGWAIGEDANTSDQELQDRIDSESLYRLLTEEIVPLYYDQDANGIPNGWIQKMKASIKTNSPAFNTDRMVADYVRQMYAPGAIVNAEPILASALA
- a CDS encoding valine--pyruvate transaminase; amino-acid sequence: MNPVLTQFGTQMSHLTGVRAIMKDIIETLRAGKGREFINLSAGNPVILPAVEQLWRDCTTELLASAEYGEVVCRYGSSQGYQPLIEAIQRDFNQRYGLNLSDRNILITPGSQALYFYAANALGGYTTSGDLKQIVLPLSPDYTGYGGVTLIPEALVAYKPALDIDEQAHRFKYRPDFSQLEINETTGFVLFSRPCNPTGNVLTDEEVQKIAALATPHNVPVLIDSAYAPPFPALNFTEMMPVFGDNIVHCMSLSKAGLPGERVGIAIGDEKVIQVLESFQTNLCIHSSRYGQAIAAQAIASGALAEISTQVIRPYYQDKFTVVETSLDQAMPQDIPWFLHRGEGAIFAWLWLQNLPITDWEFYQQLKQVGVIVVPGSSFFPGLSEDWPHKQQCVRISLTASNEEIAIGMQRLAKVVTKVYQSTAASEGVS